One window of the Granulicella arctica genome contains the following:
- the fliD gene encoding flagellar filament capping protein FliD has protein sequence MSTVGINFGAASSGQGFDVAATVTAILANESGIETPWKSQLTSLQAQDAVFTSLGTDLSTLTTSLLALTDFTGVLAAKDGSSSDTTVLSLSSAASGAVAGSHTIVVNKLASTSSQYSDATPATDVISGSLTIQVGSGQSKTITVDSSSNTLASLAAAINLAGVGVTANIISDSSGSRLSIVSGTGGGAGELAVTSALTDTTNNGGALAFHVGQDGQDAKLNVDGIDLSSGTNTVSTAIPGVTFQLLSVSTTPVQVEITNDNSTIESAFSAMVAAYNAVVKDVSTQEGKDASGNPEPLFANATLGLIQSQLSTALLGSTASGTINSVMQLGISFNKDGTLTLDNDALTAVLNSNFSDVVGFLQNSDSFGKTFATTLNNMGTQAPNGSIYLAAQQNAAQEAALTLSISNEDALLATQKISLTTELNTANQILQSIPEQLNEVNELYSAITGFNTGNGG, from the coding sequence ATGAGCACGGTTGGCATCAACTTTGGCGCCGCGAGCAGCGGCCAGGGCTTTGACGTTGCGGCAACGGTAACGGCCATCCTGGCGAATGAGTCGGGAATCGAGACGCCCTGGAAGAGCCAACTCACCTCGCTGCAGGCGCAGGACGCCGTATTTACTTCTCTAGGTACGGATCTCTCGACTCTCACGACAAGCCTTCTGGCGCTGACAGACTTCACCGGGGTGCTGGCTGCGAAGGATGGATCGAGCTCTGATACGACCGTGCTGAGTCTATCCTCTGCGGCTTCAGGAGCGGTTGCCGGCAGCCATACCATCGTAGTGAATAAGCTTGCCTCGACATCGTCTCAGTATTCGGATGCGACGCCCGCGACTGACGTGATCTCTGGCAGCCTGACGATCCAGGTTGGATCAGGGCAGAGTAAGACCATCACAGTAGACAGCAGCAGTAACACGCTCGCTTCCCTCGCGGCAGCCATCAACCTTGCTGGAGTCGGCGTAACCGCAAATATTATCTCTGACTCAAGTGGCTCGCGATTATCGATTGTGAGCGGTACGGGGGGAGGCGCCGGGGAATTAGCGGTGACGAGCGCCCTGACCGACACGACGAACAATGGCGGCGCACTTGCATTTCATGTCGGCCAGGACGGCCAGGATGCAAAGCTCAACGTCGACGGCATCGACCTGAGCAGCGGAACAAACACTGTCAGCACGGCGATTCCAGGCGTGACCTTTCAATTACTCTCCGTCTCGACGACGCCGGTGCAGGTCGAGATTACAAACGATAACAGCACCATCGAAAGTGCCTTCAGCGCGATGGTCGCGGCCTATAACGCGGTCGTCAAGGATGTAAGCACCCAGGAAGGAAAAGATGCCTCCGGGAATCCTGAACCGCTGTTTGCCAATGCGACACTGGGACTTATTCAAAGCCAGCTATCGACGGCGCTACTCGGCAGCACAGCCAGCGGGACGATCAATAGTGTGATGCAGCTTGGCATCAGCTTCAATAAGGACGGTACCCTTACGCTCGATAACGACGCGCTGACTGCCGTGCTCAACAGCAATTTTTCGGACGTTGTCGGCTTCCTCCAGAACTCAGACAGCTTCGGAAAGACCTTCGCGACTACGTTGAACAACATGGGAACTCAGGCACCAAATGGCTCCATTTATCTGGCTGCTCAGCAGAACGCTGCACAGGAGGCTGCATTGACGCTCAGCATCAGCAACGAGGATGCATTGTTGGCAACACAGAAGATCTCATTGACGACCGAGCTGAATACGGCGAACCAGATTCTGCAGTCGATCCCCGAGCAGTTGAATGAAGTCAACGAACTCTACAGCGCGATCACAGGCTTCAACACTGGCAACGGAGGCTAG
- a CDS encoding LptF/LptG family permease, with protein sequence MRLFTRYILREVISHALLGGALFTFVLFMKDLGTILELVVRNSASLWEIGRIFAYMLPNALTVTVPMAVLVGILLGLSRLAADSEITAMRACGMGAWDFVRIVSIVSIAALTFGIVNSVYFAPRSAAGLLALEGSLKSSQASFEVQPRVFYEDFKNYVLYVQNVTPATGAAIWHHVFLADLTEPATPHITTADQALVVNGDDQTLRMHLMNGGQHQISANDPNQYDVSTFSTMNLPIQTGAQDDTHVSRVDTPLHALTLPELWQRSYASGAVKSKARPYAIELNTRFSYPFACLVLMLVGVPLGLSSKRGGKSTGFVVTILLVLTYYVLSLVGVAFAKSGTLYPVVGVWGANLLFGIAGILLLQQLSRGGIALSIFSSMGQALSRRVLSLFHKGEGDDEGMRTPATVAAFVRRTFRIRFPLLLDDYVMGEYAKNFGLVLSALIMLFIVFTFFELIGDMIRNRTPLITVGDYLLNLIPFILSQVTPLCSLVAVLITFGALNKSSELIAMKSSGISIYRIVTPVLVLAAIISVSLFAFDEFYLPGANRRQEAIRSVIKGKPAQTFLRPDRKWISGQTTTNGEPTRIFYYQYFDADKNSFANLTVFEFDPATFSLTRRIFAGSAHWDDAVHRWIFENGWQRTFTGETTATFQPFTLNTFPEIREAPAYFKKESLQSQEMSYTQLSRYIDDLRQSGFDTKRLSVQLDRKIAYPLITVIMAILAVPFALSMGKRGGLAGIATAIGLAITYWVVDGLFSAMGNTNTLPALLAAWSPDLLFAMAGSYLLLRTQT encoded by the coding sequence ATGCGTCTCTTCACTCGATACATCCTTCGCGAAGTCATCTCTCATGCCCTGCTCGGTGGCGCGCTCTTCACCTTCGTGCTCTTCATGAAGGACCTCGGAACCATCCTCGAGCTGGTCGTGCGCAACTCCGCCTCGCTCTGGGAGATTGGTCGCATCTTCGCCTACATGCTCCCGAACGCCCTCACCGTCACGGTCCCCATGGCCGTCCTCGTGGGCATTCTGCTCGGCCTCAGCCGCCTTGCCGCCGACTCCGAGATCACCGCCATGCGCGCCTGCGGCATGGGTGCGTGGGACTTCGTTCGCATCGTCTCCATCGTCTCCATCGCCGCCCTCACCTTCGGCATCGTCAACTCCGTCTACTTCGCACCGCGCTCCGCCGCCGGTCTGCTCGCTTTGGAGGGTTCGCTCAAGTCGAGCCAGGCCTCCTTCGAGGTTCAGCCCCGCGTCTTCTACGAGGACTTCAAGAACTACGTCCTCTACGTCCAGAACGTCACCCCTGCCACCGGCGCAGCCATCTGGCACCACGTCTTCCTCGCCGACCTCACCGAGCCCGCCACACCGCACATCACCACCGCCGACCAGGCTCTCGTGGTCAACGGAGACGACCAGACCCTCCGCATGCACCTCATGAACGGCGGTCAGCACCAGATCTCCGCCAACGATCCTAACCAGTACGACGTCTCCACCTTTTCCACCATGAACCTGCCCATCCAGACCGGGGCGCAGGACGACACCCACGTCAGCCGCGTCGACACGCCGCTCCACGCCCTCACCCTGCCTGAGCTCTGGCAGCGCTCTTACGCCAGCGGAGCGGTAAAGAGCAAAGCCCGTCCCTACGCGATCGAGCTCAACACCCGATTCTCCTACCCCTTCGCCTGCCTCGTCCTCATGCTCGTCGGCGTGCCGCTAGGCCTCTCTTCCAAGCGCGGCGGCAAGAGCACTGGCTTCGTTGTCACCATCCTCCTCGTCCTCACCTACTACGTCCTCTCGCTCGTCGGCGTCGCCTTTGCAAAGTCCGGCACCCTCTACCCCGTTGTCGGCGTCTGGGGCGCGAACCTCCTCTTCGGCATCGCCGGCATACTCCTCCTGCAGCAGCTTTCCCGTGGCGGCATCGCGCTCAGCATCTTCTCCTCCATGGGGCAGGCGCTCAGCCGGCGCGTCCTGAGCCTATTTCACAAAGGGGAGGGAGACGACGAAGGCATGCGCACCCCCGCCACCGTCGCCGCCTTCGTTCGCCGCACCTTCCGCATTCGCTTCCCACTCCTGCTCGACGACTACGTCATGGGCGAGTACGCGAAGAACTTCGGCCTCGTCCTCTCCGCGCTCATCATGCTCTTCATCGTCTTCACCTTCTTCGAGCTCATCGGAGACATGATCCGCAACCGCACCCCGCTCATCACGGTCGGCGATTATCTCCTCAATCTCATCCCCTTCATCCTGTCGCAGGTCACGCCCCTGTGCTCGCTTGTCGCCGTCCTCATCACCTTCGGAGCCCTCAACAAGTCCTCTGAACTCATCGCCATGAAGTCCTCTGGCATCAGCATCTATCGCATCGTCACGCCGGTGCTCGTCCTCGCGGCAATCATCTCTGTCTCGCTCTTCGCCTTCGATGAGTTCTACCTCCCCGGCGCGAACCGCCGCCAGGAAGCCATCCGCTCGGTCATTAAGGGCAAGCCCGCACAGACCTTCCTGCGGCCCGACCGCAAGTGGATCTCCGGCCAGACCACCACCAATGGCGAACCCACCCGTATCTTCTACTACCAATACTTCGACGCCGATAAGAACAGCTTCGCCAACCTCACCGTCTTCGAGTTCGATCCCGCGACCTTCTCGCTTACCCGCCGCATCTTCGCCGGTTCTGCCCACTGGGACGATGCCGTTCACCGCTGGATCTTCGAGAATGGCTGGCAGCGCACCTTCACCGGAGAGACCACCGCCACCTTCCAGCCCTTCACACTCAACACCTTCCCCGAGATCCGCGAAGCTCCCGCCTACTTCAAAAAGGAGAGCCTCCAGTCGCAGGAGATGTCTTACACCCAACTCTCCCGCTACATCGACGATCTGCGCCAATCCGGCTTCGACACCAAGCGCCTCTCGGTCCAGCTTGACCGCAAGATCGCCTATCCCCTCATCACCGTCATTATGGCCATCCTCGCCGTCCCCTTCGCCCTTTCCATGGGCAAGCGCGGAGGCCTCGCCGGGATCGCCACAGCCATTGGCCTCGCCATCACCTACTGGGTCGTCGATGGCCTCTTCAGCGCCATGGGCAACACCAACACCCTGCCCGCCCTGTTGGCCGCCTGGTCCCCCGACCTCCTCTTCGCCATGGCCGGTAGCTACCTCCTCCTCCGCACCCAGACCTGA
- a CDS encoding ABC transporter ATP-binding protein — translation MFSRLRPLAPYLKRYWKSLAWGAVATILYNVLKVLLPLVIGHAIDDMQHGLTQQKILYHGLRLLVLAAFSAIFLYIMRQVIIGASREIEFDLRNDLFKNLERQPASFYHTHRTGDIMARTTNDLNAVRQLLGPAIMYSANTLVFTVAALPFMYRISPKLTFFAFVPLPMASVLVQYFGNRIHTRFERIQAMFSDISAKAQENFSGARLIRAFAQEEAEIASFETANIEYIRRSLLLVRLMAMLWPTLEFVLGLSLMITLLVGGHEVVAHHISVGQFTSFNVYMVQLTWPMIAVGWVVNLFQRGTASVVRIDELLKEEPSIDDRDVTPTLRERFVSAEVLAGDIEFRGLSFAYPTGGTVLHDISLKIPAGTSLAIVGPTGSGKSTLVNLIPRLLDATPGMILIDGEPIHHYPLADVRSQIGFVPQETFLFSDTVRQNIAFGRPEASDLDVEGAAEVAHIRTEILEFPKGFDTLVGERGVTLSGGQKQRSAIARAVIRDPRILILDDALASVDTYTEEQILNGLRRVMQGRTTVLISHRVSTARNADQIAVLVEGRIAELGTHDQLLARGGYYTSLFEKQALEEELAVAQ, via the coding sequence ATGTTTAGCCGTCTGCGACCGCTCGCTCCATACCTGAAACGCTACTGGAAGAGCCTTGCCTGGGGAGCGGTCGCGACCATCCTCTACAACGTCCTGAAGGTCCTGCTGCCACTCGTCATCGGCCACGCCATCGACGACATGCAGCACGGCCTGACGCAACAGAAGATTCTCTACCACGGCCTGCGCCTGCTTGTTCTCGCAGCCTTTTCGGCGATCTTCCTCTACATCATGCGGCAAGTCATCATCGGCGCGTCGCGTGAGATTGAGTTCGATCTTCGCAACGATCTCTTCAAGAACCTCGAACGCCAGCCGGCCAGTTTCTACCACACGCATCGCACCGGCGACATCATGGCCCGCACCACGAACGATCTGAATGCTGTTCGCCAGCTTCTCGGTCCCGCCATCATGTATTCAGCGAACACGCTCGTCTTTACCGTCGCTGCATTGCCATTCATGTATCGCATTAGTCCGAAGCTGACCTTCTTTGCCTTCGTCCCGCTCCCGATGGCTTCAGTGCTTGTTCAATACTTCGGCAATCGCATCCACACGCGCTTCGAGCGCATCCAAGCCATGTTCTCGGACATCTCGGCGAAGGCGCAGGAGAACTTCTCAGGCGCCCGGCTCATCCGCGCCTTTGCTCAGGAAGAGGCTGAGATCGCCTCCTTCGAGACGGCGAACATCGAGTACATCCGACGCAGCCTTCTGCTGGTGCGCCTGATGGCCATGCTCTGGCCGACGCTAGAGTTCGTCCTCGGCCTCTCGCTGATGATTACGCTGCTCGTCGGCGGCCATGAAGTCGTCGCACACCACATCTCGGTCGGTCAGTTCACCTCGTTCAACGTCTACATGGTGCAACTCACCTGGCCCATGATCGCCGTCGGCTGGGTCGTCAACCTCTTCCAGCGCGGCACCGCCTCTGTCGTCCGCATCGACGAACTCCTCAAGGAGGAGCCGAGCATCGACGATCGCGACGTCACGCCGACGTTGCGAGAGCGCTTTGTGAGCGCCGAAGTTTTGGCTGGAGACATCGAGTTCCGAGGTCTCAGCTTTGCCTATCCAACCGGCGGAACCGTGCTGCATGACATCTCGTTAAAGATCCCGGCGGGCACGAGCCTGGCAATTGTTGGACCAACTGGCTCCGGCAAATCAACCCTCGTCAACCTGATCCCAAGGCTGCTCGATGCAACGCCCGGAATGATCTTGATCGACGGCGAGCCGATCCATCACTATCCGCTTGCGGACGTTCGCAGCCAGATCGGCTTCGTTCCGCAAGAGACCTTCCTCTTCTCGGACACGGTTCGGCAGAACATCGCCTTCGGTCGGCCCGAAGCAAGCGATCTTGATGTCGAAGGTGCCGCTGAAGTCGCGCACATCCGGACGGAAATTCTAGAGTTCCCCAAGGGTTTTGACACCCTCGTTGGCGAACGCGGAGTCACGTTGTCAGGTGGCCAGAAGCAGCGCTCGGCAATCGCCCGCGCCGTCATCCGCGACCCACGCATTCTGATCCTTGACGACGCGTTGGCAAGCGTCGACACCTACACAGAAGAGCAAATCCTCAACGGTCTTCGCCGCGTCATGCAGGGCCGAACGACAGTTTTGATCTCGCATCGGGTTTCGACTGCCCGCAACGCCGACCAGATCGCCGTGCTCGTAGAAGGCCGCATTGCTGAATTAGGAACACACGATCAGTTGCTTGCCCGCGGCGGCTATTACACAAGTCTGTTCGAGAAACAGGCTCTTGAGGAAGAGCTCGCCGTCGCTCAGTAG
- a CDS encoding KpsF/GutQ family sugar-phosphate isomerase has protein sequence MSTADSATRTLDFEIAGLVAVRTALDGNLGQHLAAAVELIRIRTGRVLVTGVGKSGHIGRKIAATLTSTGTPAHFLHAGEAGHGDLGLLQADDTVLAISKSGETPDLAPILDYTRRFHIPLIAITSSHTSTLGSIAEICLELPDMPEACPNNLAPTTSTTMQLALGDALAVCLLEARGFSSDAFHDLHPNGRLGATLRRASTLMHTGERLPIVREGTLLSAAIVEMTSKGFGVTAVLDAAGHLTGIITDGDLRRTFRSGFTDCTVEAAMTRSPWTITTEALAPEVLFQMNARSVTTVFVLGNGRDEGTPVGILHIHDLLRIGLG, from the coding sequence ATGAGCACCGCCGACAGCGCAACCCGCACCCTGGACTTCGAGATAGCCGGCCTCGTCGCCGTCCGCACCGCCCTCGACGGCAACCTCGGCCAGCATCTCGCCGCAGCCGTAGAACTCATCCGCATCCGCACTGGCCGCGTCCTCGTCACCGGTGTCGGCAAGTCCGGCCACATCGGCCGCAAGATCGCCGCCACGCTCACCTCCACCGGAACGCCCGCCCACTTCCTCCACGCCGGCGAAGCTGGCCATGGCGACCTCGGTCTCCTCCAGGCAGACGACACCGTCCTCGCCATCTCCAAGTCCGGCGAAACCCCAGACCTCGCGCCGATCCTCGACTACACGCGTCGCTTCCACATTCCGCTGATCGCCATCACCTCCAGCCACACCAGCACGCTCGGCTCCATCGCCGAGATCTGCCTCGAACTGCCCGACATGCCCGAAGCCTGTCCCAACAATCTCGCCCCCACCACCTCCACCACCATGCAGCTTGCCTTAGGCGACGCTCTCGCGGTCTGCCTCCTCGAAGCCCGTGGCTTCTCCTCCGACGCCTTCCACGATCTCCATCCCAACGGTCGTCTCGGCGCTACTCTCCGCCGCGCCAGCACCCTCATGCACACCGGCGAGCGCCTGCCTATCGTCCGCGAAGGCACCCTGCTCTCCGCCGCCATCGTCGAGATGACCTCCAAAGGCTTCGGTGTCACCGCCGTCCTCGACGCAGCCGGTCACCTCACCGGCATCATCACCGACGGCGACCTCCGCCGCACCTTCCGCTCCGGCTTCACCGACTGCACCGTAGAGGCCGCCATGACCCGCAGCCCGTGGACCATCACCACCGAGGCCCTCGCCCCCGAGGTCCTCTTCCAGATGAACGCCCGTAGCGTGACCACCGTCTTCGTTCTAGGCAACGGACGAGATGAAGGCACGCCCGTCGGCATCCTCCACATCCACGATCTCCTCAGAATCGGGCTCGGCTAA
- a CDS encoding GGDEF domain-containing protein: MQLLRHRVVKMGSFRAAAWITAIAEVMAILLALMLVKVMGYSTEAVKAVMTAASTLPLIIAPIVGGTIVLLLEDLETARLALEELSTRDGLTSLFNRTYFMDRLRREMAQAVRHHMPLSLLMVDTDNFKQINDRYGHTAGDHVLQSLAHTCTLLLREGDVLARYGGEEFVLLLPATSEDGAWQVAEKLRSALEAMRVTLIDLEEPMSITVSIGLSGRQGQDDTADALFGRADRALYRAKLAGKNRCVVDGKAAPITLAEPDSEEIVDVEDADGRAFISSVA; the protein is encoded by the coding sequence TTGCAGTTGTTACGACACCGCGTCGTGAAGATGGGCTCGTTCCGGGCGGCAGCCTGGATTACAGCGATCGCTGAGGTGATGGCGATTTTGCTGGCGCTGATGCTGGTGAAGGTGATGGGATATTCGACTGAAGCGGTTAAGGCGGTGATGACGGCGGCGTCGACGCTGCCGCTGATCATCGCGCCGATTGTAGGTGGGACGATTGTGCTGCTGCTGGAAGATCTGGAGACAGCGCGGCTGGCGCTTGAGGAACTCTCCACGCGTGACGGGCTGACAAGCCTCTTCAATCGGACCTATTTTATGGATCGGCTGCGACGGGAGATGGCGCAGGCGGTACGACATCACATGCCGCTATCGCTGCTGATGGTGGATACAGATAACTTCAAACAGATCAATGACCGCTATGGGCACACGGCCGGGGACCATGTGCTGCAATCGCTGGCGCACACCTGTACGCTGCTGCTGCGCGAGGGCGATGTGCTGGCTCGCTATGGCGGCGAGGAGTTCGTGCTGCTGTTGCCGGCGACGTCAGAGGATGGCGCATGGCAGGTCGCGGAGAAGCTGCGCTCGGCTTTGGAGGCCATGCGCGTCACGCTGATCGACTTGGAAGAGCCGATGAGCATTACGGTGAGCATCGGACTCTCGGGGCGGCAGGGGCAGGACGACACGGCGGACGCGCTGTTCGGACGGGCGGACCGGGCGCTCTACCGGGCGAAGCTGGCTGGAAAGAATCGGTGCGTTGTGGATGGCAAGGCCGCTCCGATAACGTTAGCCGAGCCCGATTCTGAGGAGATCGTGGATGTGGAGGATGCCGACGGGCGTGCCTTCATCTCGTCCGTTGCCTAG
- a CDS encoding FKBP-type peptidyl-prolyl cis-trans isomerase, translating into MRLAPTLLLALVPATLAVSQTATTAAKKPVAHHTATTTSTLPPNIPKVAGIAKPLYALRYIDITPGTGPLAEATVLGTSQADSKIMIYTVKYTGWLAKDGTKFDSSFDHPGAEAFPFPVGIHRVIPGWDTGFAGMHIGGKRRLFIPYQLAYGESGHPPTIPAKSDLIFDIELVKAEVAPPPTRQPEREPAPTPDSTAKPAPDPTKPSTDPATNDPAHATTPDTATRPTPNPQQR; encoded by the coding sequence ATGAGACTCGCTCCGACCTTGCTCCTTGCCCTCGTCCCTGCGACGCTCGCCGTCAGCCAGACCGCAACAACCGCAGCCAAAAAACCGGTCGCGCACCACACAGCAACCACCACCAGCACGCTGCCACCAAACATCCCCAAGGTCGCTGGCATCGCGAAGCCGCTCTATGCACTGCGCTACATCGACATCACTCCCGGCACCGGTCCGCTTGCAGAGGCGACCGTTCTCGGCACCTCGCAGGCTGACTCGAAGATCATGATCTACACAGTCAAGTACACCGGCTGGCTCGCCAAGGACGGAACAAAGTTTGACTCGTCCTTCGACCATCCCGGCGCCGAAGCCTTTCCCTTTCCCGTCGGCATTCACCGTGTCATCCCCGGCTGGGACACAGGATTTGCGGGCATGCACATCGGTGGCAAGCGCCGCCTCTTCATTCCCTACCAGCTTGCCTACGGCGAGTCCGGCCATCCGCCAACGATCCCGGCAAAGTCTGACCTGATCTTCGACATCGAGCTCGTCAAAGCCGAGGTCGCTCCACCGCCAACCAGGCAGCCAGAGCGGGAGCCCGCACCAACACCGGATTCGACCGCGAAACCAGCGCCTGATCCGACCAAGCCCTCAACCGATCCGGCAACCAACGATCCGGCCCACGCAACGACGCCCGACACGGCAACCAGACCGACGCCGAATCCTCAGCAGCGCTAA
- a CDS encoding flagellin N-terminal helical domain-containing protein encodes MSLGVLNNIAAIYANNNINNTQASLQNTLTQLSSGSRINSGADDAAGLAVADGLHANEAALTQSAQNAQQGIGLLQTADGALSQVTNLLNRAVTLATEAANSTLNSSQVSSANQEYQNIITEIGNIGSTTNYNGNTVFSNTATNLFVSDGTTSGANVYSDVVGALSGASVGVVAALGTTTSTTFQNPVANASTATVKSTVTYAAATSSDALSGTLTIAVGAGTAFSVSITAGSTIAQTIAQLTSSTAFTTTNSLVATQGTGANANQLIITGAVGAAGAATLSLSGSALSDTTATAGVAVVNPTPTASTTTTGATATFALAAKTDTLNGAFSVTVAGGTAITATFASGTSLAAAATQLNAQTTFKAAGLVASVGTGVNANKLIVTGPADTGTAGTNALVLTSTAIKDETTPPAGAGIDFTSAKIATLSNATAQDVLTSVTSAIGDVAYQRGILGANINELTAASNVASSESENLTSAESNIRSTNYGQATSDLAKYQVLSQTGISALAQANSVQQEILKLLQ; translated from the coding sequence ATGTCTTTGGGTGTCCTTAATAACATTGCAGCAATCTACGCGAACAACAACATCAACAACACGCAGGCGAGTCTGCAGAACACACTGACGCAGCTCTCCTCGGGTTCACGTATCAATAGCGGAGCCGACGATGCCGCCGGTCTCGCCGTAGCGGATGGTCTCCACGCCAACGAAGCCGCACTGACGCAGTCTGCACAGAATGCACAGCAGGGTATTGGTCTATTGCAGACCGCAGACGGTGCGCTCTCGCAGGTGACCAACCTCCTCAACCGCGCAGTAACGCTGGCAACAGAAGCAGCGAACAGCACGCTTAACAGCAGCCAGGTAAGCTCGGCGAATCAGGAGTACCAGAACATCATCACGGAGATCGGCAACATCGGATCGACGACCAACTACAACGGCAATACGGTCTTCTCGAACACGGCCACAAACCTGTTCGTGAGCGACGGCACGACCTCGGGCGCGAATGTCTATAGCGATGTAGTGGGTGCTCTCAGCGGAGCCAGCGTCGGTGTAGTCGCCGCACTTGGAACCACGACGTCCACGACATTCCAAAATCCAGTTGCGAATGCTTCAACCGCAACTGTGAAGTCAACGGTGACGTACGCCGCGGCCACCAGCTCGGATGCTCTTTCGGGCACGCTCACCATTGCGGTCGGTGCGGGCACAGCCTTCTCGGTCAGCATTACAGCCGGTAGCACCATTGCGCAAACAATCGCGCAATTGACGTCAAGCACCGCCTTCACCACCACAAACAGCCTCGTTGCGACCCAAGGTACGGGCGCGAATGCAAACCAGCTGATCATTACCGGTGCAGTCGGCGCGGCAGGAGCTGCTACTCTCTCGCTTTCCGGATCGGCACTCTCGGATACAACCGCCACTGCAGGTGTAGCGGTCGTCAACCCCACTCCAACTGCCTCCACGACCACCACCGGCGCGACAGCAACCTTCGCGCTGGCAGCAAAGACCGACACCCTCAATGGAGCTTTCAGCGTAACGGTTGCAGGTGGTACGGCCATCACGGCGACCTTTGCATCGGGTACCTCTCTTGCGGCAGCGGCAACCCAGTTGAACGCACAGACAACCTTCAAGGCCGCAGGACTCGTAGCCAGTGTCGGAACGGGTGTCAATGCCAACAAGCTGATCGTCACTGGGCCGGCGGATACAGGTACTGCTGGAACCAATGCTCTGGTGTTGACCAGCACCGCGATCAAGGATGAAACCACCCCTCCTGCTGGTGCTGGCATTGACTTCACCTCAGCGAAGATTGCGACGCTAAGCAACGCGACTGCACAGGACGTCCTGACCAGTGTTACCTCGGCGATCGGCGATGTAGCCTATCAGCGCGGTATCCTCGGTGCCAACATCAACGAACTCACCGCAGCGTCGAACGTTGCCAGCTCCGAGTCGGAGAATCTTACCTCCGCAGAGAGCAACATTCGTTCGACCAACTACGGTCAGGCAACCAGCGACCTTGCCAAGTATCAGGTGCTCAGCCAGACCGGTATCAGCGCACTGGCGCAGGCGAACAGCGTACAGCAGGAAATTCTGAAGCTGCTGCAGTAG
- the fliS gene encoding flagellar export chaperone FliS codes for MAAKSYQEQTLDGATGMQMVVALYDGAIRFLYRAIQSVEEDDIHGRRIAVKKVVDILMYLQARLRPDVGGSAATSLSDFYAAMFTLTLEASHYASKEQFQEVIACVRNVRDAWVIVAKDPVAGRILPRELRTQEERMPVGVVRQVVEQQSGSRWSA; via the coding sequence ATGGCTGCAAAGAGCTACCAGGAACAGACGCTTGATGGTGCAACCGGCATGCAGATGGTCGTCGCTCTTTACGACGGTGCCATTCGCTTTCTCTATCGCGCGATTCAGAGTGTGGAGGAAGATGACATCCACGGCAGGCGCATTGCCGTGAAGAAGGTCGTCGACATTCTCATGTACCTTCAGGCAAGACTTCGTCCGGATGTTGGCGGTAGCGCGGCGACGTCCCTCTCAGACTTCTATGCGGCCATGTTTACTCTCACGCTCGAGGCTTCGCACTATGCTTCAAAGGAGCAGTTTCAGGAGGTTATTGCATGTGTTCGCAATGTGCGGGATGCCTGGGTGATCGTCGCGAAAGATCCTGTTGCAGGGCGAATTCTGCCGCGGGAACTTCGGACACAGGAGGAGCGAATGCCCGTAGGCGTCGTTCGCCAGGTGGTGGAGCAGCAGAGCGGATCGCGGTGGTCGGCGTGA